In Hypanus sabinus isolate sHypSab1 chromosome 17, sHypSab1.hap1, whole genome shotgun sequence, the following proteins share a genomic window:
- the LOC132407109 gene encoding eotaxin-like encodes MKAALCVVAMLAALWICCFKQAAPAPASIITLECCERFRTTPIPRKRLKSYTEALLCPTPAVIFTNKRNMKICARAKEEWVKESVEYLDRKHQGGKDEVKPPDFNEVSRASFERGFNSSRLPNGGETSALTREADAGAQ; translated from the exons ATGAAGGCAGCGCTCTGCGTGGTCGCAATGTTGGCAGCTCTGTGGATCTGCTGTTTCAAGCAAGCTGCACCCGCCCCGG CTTCAATCATAACGCTAGAATGCTGTGAGAGGTTTAGGACCACGCCCATTCCTCGCAAGAGGCTTAAGAGCTACACGGAAGCTCTCTTGTGCCCGACACCTGCTGTCAT ATTCACCAACAAGAGGAATATGAAGATTTGCGCGAGAGCCAAGGAGGAATGGGTTAAAGAGTCAGTGGAGTACCTGGACAGGAAACACCAGGGTGGCAAAGATGAAGTGAAACCTCCAGACTTCAACGAGGTCTCAAGAGCTAGTTTTGAACGTGGGTTCAATTCTTCCCGGCTCCCGAATGGAGGTGAAACTTCAGCATTGACTCGGGAAGCTGACGCTGGTGCCCAGTGA